The Henckelia pumila isolate YLH828 chromosome 2, ASM3356847v2, whole genome shotgun sequence genome includes a window with the following:
- the LOC140877466 gene encoding uncharacterized protein — translation MGPKPLVGGESLEDVENRLRRMEVCFRVFRCTEEQKMETLEFLVEGRARKWWNYASPPFISAQGVATWEEFRTVFHKLYFLPALRQAKTREFLGLRQGSMSIDKYQLKFFELLPYCPQISDSEAKYNLFLQGLNLEIHDRVAVGDDMAYEGLNRGLTVVVVSTPMGQYESAKLLVFGCPLDWFFYGEGARPQIPLVSAMKACRALESGLEGYFIYAVVTSARSVDEIPGFPPVCEVEFGIELMLGTSPISRAPYRLAPAEMCELKQQLQDMLDKGYIHHRVSPWGAPVLFVKNKDGSMHLRIDYRQLNRTLKERQLYSKMSKCEFWLDWVVFLGQIISRVGVSLDPSKIESAMNWSRLTTKAEIRNNMNSSTTANSFLKHPVLDGTNYAIWKTRMYFTVKAMDERAWQSVLTGWTPPKIVDKDGDYIIKPETAWTTKEAQISSFNAKAINAIF, via the exons atgggtcctaaaccTTTGGTCGGAGGAGAGTCACTGGAGGATGTGGAAAACCGACTGCGGCGTATGGAGGTCTGTTTCCGGGTGTTtcgatgcactgaggagcagaagatggagactcttgagTTCCTTGTAGAAGGGCGAGCTCGAAAATGGTGGAATTATGCATCTCCACCCTTTATTTCTGCTCAAGGAGTAGCTACTTGGGAAGAGTTCCGCACAGTTTTTCATAAGCTATATTTTCTTCCTGCACTCCGGCAGGCGAAGACAAGAGAGTTTCTGGGTTTGAGGCAAGGATCGATGTCAATCGATAAGTACcagttgaagttctttgagttgctGCCCTATTGCCCCCAGATTTCAGATAGCGAGGCGAAGTACAATCTATTTCTCCAAGGCCTTAATCTGGAGATACACGATCGAGTTGCTGTGGGAGATGACATGGCTTACGAGGGATTa aaccgaggtctcacagtggTTGTTGTCTCTACTCCGATGGGACAATATGAGTCGGCTAAGCTTTTAGTGTTTGGTtgtcctttaga TTGGttcttctatggtgagggagcacgacctcaGATTCCTTTGGTTTCCGCTATGAAAGCTTGTCGAGCTTTGGAATCTGGTCTGGAAGGCTACTTCATCTATGCAGTTGTTACATCAGCTAGAAGTGTTG atgagattccaggatttcctCCAGTGTGCGAAGTTGAGTTCGGTATTGAGTTGATGCTAgggacttcgcctatttctcgagcgcCGTATCGTTTGGCTCCAGCAGAGATGTGTGAGTTGAAACAGCAGCTTCAGGATATGTTGGACAAGGGTTACATTCATCATAgagtttctccttggggagcacctgttctgTTCGTGAAAAataaggatgggtctatgcatctgcgcattgactatcgacagtTGAACAGG ACTTTGAAGGAAAGACAATTATACTCTAAgatgagtaagtgtgagttctggctaGATTGGGTGGTGTTTCTTGGCCAAATTATATCCAGGGTTGGGGTTTCTTtagatccgagcaagattgagtcTGCAATGAACTGGTCGCGTCTAACGACGaaagctgagatcc gaAATAATATGAATTCATCTACTACAGCAAACTCGTTCCTCAAACATCCAGTTCTAGATGGTACAAACTATGCCATATGGAAGACTAGGATGTATTTTACTGTCAAGGCGATGGATGAGCGTGCATGGCAGAGCGTTCTCACCGGATGGACTCCACCAAAAATTGTGGATAAGGATGGTGATTACATCATAAAACCAGAAACGGCTTGGACCACCAAGGAGGCACAAATTTCCAGCTTTAACGCTAAGGCGATCAATGCAATATTCTAA